Proteins encoded in a region of the Salmo trutta chromosome 34, fSalTru1.1, whole genome shotgun sequence genome:
- the LOC115174094 gene encoding transmembrane protein 170B-like, translating to MWYWVFLWCLFSSLLVHGAMGLLMLVMLQRHKMGRLITLVLVSLGFLASLAGGVITSAAVAGVYRVAGKDMAPLQALVFGVGQTTLSALISFSRILATL from the exons aTGTGGTACTGGGTGTTCCTGTggtgtctgttctcctctctcttggTCCACGGGGCGATGGGCCTGCTCATGTTGGTCATGTTGCAGCGCCACAAGATGGGTCGCCTCATCACCTTGGTCCTGGTCAGTCTGGGTTTCCTGGCCTCCCTGGCTGGAGGGGTCATCACCA GTGCAGCGGTGGCGGGGGTGTACAGGGTGGCAGGGAAGGACATGGCCCCTCTCCAGGCCCTGGTGTTTGGAGTGGGCCAGACCACCCTCTCTGCCCTCATCTCCTTCTCACGCATACTGGCCACTCTCTGA